In one window of Arthrobacter pascens DNA:
- a CDS encoding response regulator transcription factor, giving the protein MSRGVCLVIEDDEDIASLISFVLSKGGFEVHVAGTGAAGLEAAAQLNPALVTLDLGLPDIDGLHVAQGLRQISAAPILMLTARARLSDEMDGLSAGASAYLVKPFHPRELTILADRLCPARL; this is encoded by the coding sequence GTGTCCAGAGGTGTTTGTCTCGTCATCGAGGATGACGAAGATATTGCGAGCCTAATCTCCTTCGTCCTGTCCAAGGGCGGGTTTGAGGTGCATGTGGCCGGGACCGGCGCGGCCGGCCTGGAAGCTGCCGCCCAACTGAATCCGGCCTTGGTCACCCTCGATCTGGGACTTCCGGACATCGACGGTCTTCATGTTGCCCAGGGGCTCAGGCAAATAAGTGCTGCACCTATTCTGATGCTCACTGCCCGCGCCCGGCTCAGCGACGAAATGGACGGACTGTCCGCAGGCGCGTCAGCCTATCTGGTCAAGCCATTCCACCCCCGCGAATTGACCATCCTCGCTGACAGGCTCTGCCCTGCCCGGCTCTAG
- a CDS encoding glycosyl hydrolase, with protein MAGLVLSLAVLFGIAVPAEAAGRAAITLSESAGPAGSSVTVTGTGFARKVSGTVTAGTASVPFTAKANGSFSAAVTIPLTTATTVVVTAEEGGDSASAPYTVTYSPASLSARPEGAAPLLMAAKTKTTPTSAPPVSSARLRFGVSTPGGPLAASELDAVSTLVNESPSVVMWYSDFAQPAPITELNAVNARGATSLVTWEPWLWTGNGADQPAYSLDRITAGDFDAYIQQWGTALASWGKPVMLRFGHEMNGNWYPWAESANGNQAGDYVAAWRHVHDVVAATGAANVQWVWSPNVPYWGSTPLSGLYPGTGYVDVVALDGYNWGTAASWSTWTSPSALLDEGLSALRSLAPGKPIIIAETASAEAGGSKAAWDTSLVSYLAAQSDITAFVWFHHNKEVDWRINSSTTSTSALTAALAARRS; from the coding sequence GTGGCAGGCCTTGTCCTGTCACTGGCCGTGTTGTTCGGCATTGCCGTGCCGGCCGAGGCTGCGGGACGGGCGGCGATCACGTTGAGTGAGTCAGCAGGGCCGGCCGGTTCCTCTGTCACCGTGACTGGCACCGGGTTCGCCCGCAAGGTGTCCGGAACCGTGACGGCCGGAACGGCCAGTGTTCCGTTCACTGCCAAAGCCAACGGATCCTTCAGCGCGGCGGTGACGATTCCCCTCACCACCGCGACTACCGTCGTCGTCACGGCCGAAGAAGGAGGGGACTCGGCGTCCGCGCCCTACACCGTTACTTATAGCCCCGCGTCGCTCAGTGCCCGCCCCGAGGGGGCCGCTCCGCTCCTGATGGCGGCCAAGACAAAAACAACACCTACTTCCGCCCCGCCGGTCAGCTCCGCGCGGCTACGTTTCGGCGTGTCGACGCCGGGCGGCCCGCTCGCCGCCAGCGAGCTGGACGCCGTCTCCACCCTCGTCAACGAAAGCCCTTCGGTCGTGATGTGGTACTCCGACTTCGCCCAGCCTGCTCCGATCACTGAACTGAATGCCGTCAACGCGCGCGGCGCCACCAGCCTCGTCACTTGGGAGCCATGGCTGTGGACCGGAAACGGCGCCGACCAGCCGGCCTACTCCTTGGACCGCATCACCGCGGGGGACTTCGATGCCTACATACAGCAGTGGGGCACCGCCCTGGCTTCCTGGGGCAAGCCGGTCATGCTCAGGTTCGGGCACGAAATGAACGGCAACTGGTACCCTTGGGCCGAGTCCGCCAACGGCAACCAGGCCGGAGACTATGTCGCCGCGTGGCGGCACGTGCACGACGTCGTGGCGGCCACCGGTGCCGCCAACGTGCAGTGGGTCTGGAGCCCCAACGTTCCCTACTGGGGCTCAACCCCCCTCTCCGGCCTCTACCCTGGTACGGGCTATGTCGACGTCGTGGCCTTGGACGGCTACAACTGGGGAACCGCCGCGTCCTGGAGCACTTGGACATCGCCGTCGGCCCTTTTGGATGAAGGCCTAAGCGCACTCCGCAGCCTTGCTCCGGGCAAGCCCATCATCATCGCCGAGACTGCGTCTGCGGAAGCCGGAGGCTCCAAGGCGGCCTGGGACACATCCCTGGTGTCTTATCTTGCCGCGCAATCAGACATCACGGCTTTCGTCTGGTTCCATCACAACAAGGAAGTCGACTGGCGGATCAACAGCTCCACCACCTCAACAAGCGCCCTTACCGCTGCCCTGGCGGCCAGACGGTCGTAA
- a CDS encoding glycoside hydrolase family 13 protein, translating into MTSQETQPGTELRSGREWFKSAVVYQIYPRSFADSDGDGVGDLRGIISRLDYLHNLGVDVVWLSPVYRSPQDDNGYDISDYQDIDPVFGDLAALDELLNGLHARGMKLVMDLVVNHTSDEHPWFVESASSRDNPKRDWYWWQPPRPGSEPGTPGAEPNNWGSAFSGPAWEYDPSSGEYYLHLFSKKQPDLNWENPEVRAAVYDMMNWWLDRGVDGFRMDVINFISKDPRLPEGPRAEGMLYGDGGPHYISGPRIHEFLQEMHQEVFAGRDKDLLTVGEMPGVTVEDALLFTDPSREEVDMVFQFEHVALDQEGGNKWRPKKLVLTDLKKSLGRWQDALGERGWNSLYWGNHDQARAVSRFGDDGRYRELSAKMLAAVLHLHRGTPYVYQGEELGMTNMAFGAISDYRDIEVLNHHREATTHLGHTDAEVLAALAPLNRDNARTPVQWDASRHGGFTTGAPWIAVNPNANTINAAAQIDDPESVYNFYRQVIALRHTDPVVAYGDFTMLLPEDEHVYAFRRSLPGAELLVLGNFSATVQPVDVGDAAWSGAASVLGNYPPGTGLTLRPWEVKVLRREL; encoded by the coding sequence ATGACCAGCCAGGAAACCCAGCCCGGGACGGAGCTGCGCAGCGGGCGCGAGTGGTTCAAAAGCGCGGTGGTTTACCAGATTTACCCTCGCAGCTTCGCCGATTCCGACGGCGACGGCGTGGGCGACCTGCGCGGGATCATCAGCCGGCTGGACTACCTGCACAACCTGGGCGTCGACGTCGTCTGGCTGTCTCCGGTCTACCGGTCACCCCAGGACGACAACGGCTACGACATCAGCGACTACCAGGACATTGATCCGGTGTTCGGGGACCTGGCAGCCCTCGACGAACTCCTCAACGGCCTCCACGCCCGCGGCATGAAGCTCGTGATGGATCTCGTGGTGAACCATACCTCTGACGAGCACCCGTGGTTCGTGGAGTCGGCCTCAAGCCGGGACAATCCGAAACGCGACTGGTACTGGTGGCAGCCGCCCCGCCCGGGCTCGGAACCAGGCACGCCGGGCGCCGAGCCGAACAACTGGGGCTCCGCCTTTTCCGGCCCTGCGTGGGAATATGACCCCTCGAGCGGCGAGTACTACCTGCACCTGTTCTCGAAGAAGCAGCCGGACCTGAACTGGGAAAACCCGGAAGTCCGGGCAGCCGTCTACGACATGATGAACTGGTGGCTGGACCGCGGAGTGGACGGATTCCGGATGGACGTCATCAACTTCATCTCCAAGGACCCTCGCCTGCCTGAAGGGCCCCGCGCTGAAGGCATGCTCTATGGCGACGGCGGCCCGCACTACATTTCAGGGCCAAGGATCCATGAGTTCCTTCAGGAGATGCACCAGGAGGTGTTCGCGGGCAGGGACAAGGATCTGCTGACTGTAGGTGAGATGCCCGGCGTCACCGTGGAGGACGCCCTGCTGTTCACCGATCCGTCGCGCGAGGAAGTGGACATGGTGTTCCAGTTCGAGCACGTGGCACTGGATCAGGAGGGCGGCAACAAATGGCGGCCCAAGAAGCTCGTGCTGACCGACCTCAAGAAATCGCTGGGGCGCTGGCAGGACGCCCTGGGGGAGCGGGGCTGGAACAGCCTCTACTGGGGCAACCACGACCAGGCCCGGGCAGTTTCCCGCTTCGGCGACGACGGCAGGTACCGCGAACTGTCCGCCAAGATGCTCGCCGCCGTACTGCACCTGCACCGCGGCACGCCCTATGTCTACCAGGGCGAAGAGCTGGGCATGACCAACATGGCTTTCGGCGCCATCAGTGACTACCGGGACATCGAGGTACTCAACCACCACCGGGAGGCCACCACCCACCTGGGCCACACAGACGCCGAAGTCCTGGCCGCGCTCGCGCCGCTCAACCGCGACAACGCCCGCACGCCCGTGCAGTGGGACGCCTCACGGCACGGCGGCTTCACCACGGGCGCGCCGTGGATCGCCGTCAACCCGAACGCCAACACCATCAACGCCGCAGCCCAGATAGATGACCCGGAATCCGTCTACAACTTCTACCGGCAGGTGATTGCGCTGCGCCACACGGACCCCGTGGTGGCCTACGGGGACTTCACCATGCTGCTGCCCGAGGACGAGCACGTCTACGCCTTCCGGCGCTCGCTGCCGGGCGCGGAATTGCTCGTCCTCGGCAACTTTTCGGCAACCGTCCAGCCGGTCGACGTCGGCGACGCCGCCTGGTCCGGGGCGGCTTCAGTTTTGGGAAACTACCCTCCTGGCACCGGCCTGACGCTCCGGCCCTGGGAGGTGAAGGTCCTGCGGCGTGAACTGTAG
- a CDS encoding TetR/AcrR family transcriptional regulator encodes MSEHPRSTKGRRYEMGKRGEQMNSTRQRIINAAVALHGSVGPARTTIAGVAEQAGVTRLTVYRHFPDDDALFSACSSHWLSQQQLPDPSAWARHAGAGERLTAGLSDLYRFYRDGEAMLTRIYGDWDALPAQHRKNLETRDAYFRTVLLEPFPEPGGNDKLRAVVGHAVSFWTWRSLCHDNGLSNEDGVEAMSGLIMLTAGNSAAGARTGTEKAAISKR; translated from the coding sequence TTGAGTGAACACCCCCGTTCAACCAAAGGCCGCCGCTACGAGATGGGCAAACGCGGCGAGCAGATGAACAGCACCCGCCAGCGCATCATCAACGCCGCCGTGGCCCTGCACGGTTCGGTGGGCCCGGCGCGCACGACAATTGCAGGCGTCGCCGAGCAGGCGGGAGTCACCCGCCTCACCGTCTACAGGCATTTTCCCGACGACGACGCACTGTTCTCTGCCTGCTCCTCGCACTGGCTCTCCCAGCAGCAGTTGCCGGACCCCTCCGCCTGGGCACGGCATGCAGGTGCCGGGGAACGCCTTACAGCCGGGTTGTCAGATCTGTACCGTTTCTACAGGGACGGCGAGGCCATGCTGACGCGGATCTATGGGGACTGGGACGCGCTGCCGGCCCAACATCGCAAAAACCTCGAAACCCGCGACGCCTATTTCCGCACCGTTTTGCTTGAGCCGTTTCCCGAGCCGGGCGGGAACGACAAACTGCGCGCCGTCGTCGGACACGCAGTTTCCTTCTGGACGTGGCGGTCGCTTTGCCATGACAACGGGCTCTCCAACGAAGACGGCGTCGAAGCTATGTCCGGCCTGATCATGTTGACGGCAGGCAACAGCGCGGCGGGAGCCAGGACAGGCACGGAAAAAGCCGCAATCAGTAAGAGGTAA
- a CDS encoding glycosyltransferase, whose amino-acid sequence MSSSAVDSEDDAGAPRRLRVVVLVPAYNESGSIGATLDGLMTQSRPADLIVVIPNGCTDSTAVVARMYPVTVMELPRLEHRKSEALNRAWAEYAHDADVVVCLDADTVLPPNALAAWAKEFGAETAGRLGGSSSKFTMQDPGLLSRLQKAEFATWTDTALRRGRTSVLAGTGCAINNAVLRQIAARGDREGPWVYTSQVEDFELTYRIRELGYVCQVSPDVRAYTDSMKSIKALWGQRMKWQVGTVEDLLDLGFNRLTLRDWGQQAMGLLGVFLKLLWVAVLAGSLALGVFHIVLFWWLVPILFVALDIKRAMRIPHRDWKDLAIAASFFPQEIFMWLRSGWFLASWWAVLKTKITRRRIDRWEAQYTAEEIN is encoded by the coding sequence ATGTCATCGTCTGCGGTGGACTCCGAGGACGACGCCGGTGCCCCGCGCCGTCTCCGTGTGGTGGTGCTTGTCCCGGCCTACAACGAGTCCGGCTCGATCGGCGCCACGCTCGATGGCCTGATGACACAGTCACGCCCGGCTGACCTGATCGTGGTCATCCCCAATGGCTGCACGGATTCAACGGCCGTTGTAGCCCGGATGTACCCCGTCACGGTGATGGAACTCCCCCGCCTGGAGCACCGCAAATCCGAAGCGCTGAACCGTGCGTGGGCTGAATACGCCCACGACGCCGATGTTGTTGTCTGCCTGGATGCGGACACCGTGCTGCCGCCGAATGCCCTGGCAGCCTGGGCAAAGGAATTCGGCGCCGAAACCGCCGGACGGCTGGGCGGCTCGTCGTCAAAATTCACCATGCAGGATCCGGGCCTCCTGAGCCGGCTGCAGAAAGCGGAATTCGCCACCTGGACCGACACCGCCCTGAGGCGGGGCAGGACCAGCGTGCTTGCCGGGACTGGCTGTGCAATTAATAACGCCGTCCTGCGGCAGATCGCGGCCCGCGGGGACCGGGAAGGGCCCTGGGTGTACACCTCCCAGGTCGAGGACTTCGAGCTGACCTACCGGATCCGTGAACTTGGCTACGTCTGCCAGGTTTCGCCCGACGTCCGCGCCTACACGGACTCGATGAAGTCCATCAAGGCACTGTGGGGACAGCGCATGAAGTGGCAGGTGGGAACCGTGGAGGACCTGCTGGACCTGGGGTTCAACCGGCTGACCCTGCGCGACTGGGGGCAGCAGGCTATGGGCCTGCTGGGCGTGTTCCTTAAGCTCCTGTGGGTTGCGGTCCTGGCGGGCTCGCTGGCCCTGGGAGTATTCCACATCGTTCTGTTTTGGTGGCTGGTGCCGATCCTGTTCGTAGCACTGGACATCAAGCGCGCTATGCGTATTCCGCACCGCGACTGGAAAGACCTGGCCATAGCGGCGTCCTTTTTCCCGCAGGAAATCTTCATGTGGCTCCGCTCCGGATGGTTCCTGGCGTCCTGGTGGGCAGTACTGAAAACCAAGATCACCCGGCGGCGGATAGACCGCTGGGAAGCGCAATACACGGCAGAGGAAATCAACTAA
- a CDS encoding alpha-amylase family protein — MRIEQTSDVWWKNAVIYCLDVETFFDDDGDGTGDFAGLTQRVDYLAALGVTCIWLMPFYPSPDRDDGYDVTDFFSVDPRLGTMGDLVEFIRTAKDRGLRVIADFVVNHTSNRHPWFVEARKSTDNPYRDYYVWRKDTPPDTSSEVVFPGEQTSLWTQDDATGEWYLHMFAEYQPDLNVTHPAVRNEIAKAMGLWLQLGLDGFRLDAVPFFLETRGEPKDEAAKINPHEYLAALRSFLNRRNGTAVLLGEVNLPYKEQLEYFGGSLGNELNMQFDFMSMQHLYLSLARQDARPLAESVKGRPPLHPDNHWAMFVRNHDELTLDKLSDAERQEVFAAFGPEKNMQIYGRGLRRRLPPMLDGDAGRIRMVYSLMFSLPGTPVLFYGEEIGMGEDLKQKSRAAVRTPMQWNTEKNGGFSAAKASELVAPLVRGEYGPEKVNASAAKRDPDSLWNFMATLIQRYRESPELGWGDFAMIDQAEPAVFAHTVSSSGATLVLLHNFGPDPVKVAGKAGPDDVPRRAYKGAILLDLFDGENVPLEPDGGFTVELGRYGYRWFRVHRPGDRLAP; from the coding sequence ATGAGGATCGAGCAGACGTCTGACGTGTGGTGGAAAAACGCCGTCATCTACTGCCTTGATGTTGAAACCTTCTTCGATGACGACGGCGACGGGACCGGCGATTTCGCGGGGCTCACCCAGCGGGTGGACTATCTCGCTGCGCTGGGCGTGACGTGCATCTGGCTGATGCCCTTCTACCCCTCGCCCGACCGGGACGACGGCTACGACGTGACGGATTTCTTCAGCGTGGATCCCAGGCTGGGAACCATGGGCGATCTAGTGGAGTTCATCCGCACGGCCAAGGACAGGGGCCTCCGGGTCATTGCGGACTTTGTGGTCAACCACACCTCCAACCGGCATCCGTGGTTCGTGGAAGCAAGGAAGTCAACGGACAACCCGTACCGGGACTACTACGTCTGGCGGAAGGACACGCCGCCTGACACATCGTCGGAGGTGGTGTTCCCGGGCGAGCAGACCTCGCTCTGGACCCAGGACGATGCCACCGGCGAGTGGTACCTGCACATGTTCGCCGAGTACCAGCCGGACCTGAACGTCACACATCCGGCCGTCCGGAACGAGATTGCCAAGGCCATGGGTCTGTGGCTCCAGCTCGGGCTGGACGGCTTCCGGCTGGACGCAGTCCCGTTCTTCCTGGAAACCCGCGGCGAGCCCAAGGACGAGGCCGCAAAGATCAACCCGCACGAGTACCTCGCTGCCCTTCGCAGCTTCCTGAACCGCAGGAACGGCACCGCAGTGCTGCTGGGCGAAGTCAACCTGCCCTACAAAGAACAGCTGGAATACTTCGGCGGTTCACTGGGCAACGAGCTGAACATGCAGTTCGACTTCATGTCCATGCAGCACCTGTACCTGTCCCTGGCCCGGCAGGATGCCCGTCCGCTTGCCGAATCGGTCAAGGGCCGCCCGCCGCTGCACCCGGACAACCACTGGGCCATGTTCGTCCGCAACCACGACGAACTCACGCTGGACAAGCTGAGCGACGCCGAACGCCAGGAGGTCTTCGCCGCGTTCGGCCCGGAGAAGAACATGCAGATCTACGGCCGCGGGCTGCGCCGCAGGCTCCCGCCGATGCTCGACGGTGATGCCGGGCGGATCCGGATGGTGTATTCGCTGATGTTTTCCCTGCCCGGGACCCCCGTTCTCTTCTACGGCGAGGAGATTGGGATGGGCGAGGACCTGAAGCAGAAAAGCCGGGCCGCCGTCCGAACCCCGATGCAGTGGAATACGGAGAAGAACGGCGGCTTCTCCGCCGCCAAGGCCTCCGAGCTGGTGGCTCCCCTCGTCCGGGGCGAGTACGGCCCGGAGAAGGTCAACGCCTCGGCCGCAAAGCGGGATCCGGACTCCCTGTGGAACTTCATGGCCACACTCATCCAGCGTTACCGCGAGTCCCCCGAGCTGGGCTGGGGCGACTTCGCCATGATCGACCAGGCCGAACCGGCGGTCTTCGCACACACTGTCAGCTCGTCCGGGGCGACTCTGGTGCTGCTGCACAACTTCGGCCCGGACCCGGTGAAGGTGGCGGGCAAGGCGGGTCCGGACGATGTCCCGCGGCGCGCCTATAAAGGTGCCATCCTTTTGGACCTGTTCGACGGCGAAAACGTTCCATTGGAGCCCGACGGCGGCTTCACCGTTGAGCTGGGACGTTACGGCTACCGGTGGTTCCGTGTGCACCGTCCCGGTGACCGGCTCGCACCATAG
- a CDS encoding cupin domain-containing protein, with amino-acid sequence MDNEGAPRLTVVPPGQGREGRLGSIGVVFKLFGEHTNEQISIVEHPFPVGALVPPHTHTREDEYSIVIEGEIGFRSGEREAVLGAGGYITKPRGELHTMWNAGKVPARMIEVISPAGFEHFFWGLADHFEAGPPDPEVIGRLAAEYGLQFAEPPWLPDIIARYGLTPPRG; translated from the coding sequence ATGGACAATGAAGGGGCTCCGCGGCTGACAGTCGTGCCGCCGGGGCAGGGGCGGGAGGGCCGCCTGGGAAGCATCGGCGTGGTCTTCAAGCTCTTCGGCGAGCACACCAATGAACAGATCTCGATCGTGGAGCACCCGTTCCCCGTCGGGGCCCTCGTTCCGCCGCACACCCATACCCGCGAGGACGAGTACTCCATCGTCATTGAAGGCGAGATCGGGTTTAGGTCCGGCGAGCGTGAGGCGGTGCTGGGCGCCGGCGGCTACATCACAAAACCACGTGGGGAACTGCACACCATGTGGAACGCGGGCAAAGTCCCGGCGCGGATGATCGAAGTGATCAGCCCTGCGGGGTTTGAGCATTTCTTCTGGGGACTGGCAGACCACTTCGAGGCAGGACCGCCTGATCCTGAGGTCATTGGAAGACTGGCCGCCGAATACGGACTGCAGTTCGCCGAGCCGCCCTGGCTGCCGGACATCATCGCCCGGTACGGCCTCACGCCTCCCCGGGGCTGA
- a CDS encoding TIGR03885 family FMN-dependent LLM class oxidoreductase, which translates to MVTVGFHASHEQISPGQLLKDVQYAEQAGFGAAMCSDHIEPWSARQGHSGFAWSWLGAALATTNLAFGVVTAPGQRYHPAIIAHASATLACMFPGRFWMAPGSGENMNEHITGGAWPPKEARQQRLEECVDIIRRLHRGEEVTHHGLVTVEQARIWDVPEPPPPLIAPAISVDTARRAAGWADGLVTVNQPAGKLKDMLAAYRDHGGQGKAVLQVHLSWAPREEEAVAIALDQWRSNTFAPPVTWDLPTAAHFDGVSMHVGEEQVRKSVNISSSLDRHVEWLAGYADLGFDELYLHFVGQEQAPFIDAFAADVLPRLQQTPALTQESAP; encoded by the coding sequence ATGGTCACCGTCGGCTTCCATGCCTCGCATGAACAGATCAGTCCCGGGCAGCTGCTCAAGGATGTCCAGTACGCGGAGCAGGCCGGTTTTGGTGCCGCAATGTGCTCGGACCACATCGAGCCGTGGTCCGCCAGGCAAGGGCATTCGGGCTTTGCCTGGTCCTGGCTGGGCGCGGCGCTGGCCACCACCAACCTCGCATTCGGGGTCGTGACGGCGCCCGGCCAGCGCTATCACCCGGCCATCATCGCCCACGCCTCGGCCACCCTGGCCTGCATGTTCCCGGGCCGCTTCTGGATGGCACCCGGCAGCGGCGAAAACATGAATGAGCACATCACGGGCGGAGCGTGGCCACCCAAAGAGGCGCGCCAGCAACGGCTCGAGGAGTGCGTGGACATCATCCGGCGGCTCCACCGGGGCGAGGAGGTGACCCATCATGGGTTGGTCACCGTTGAACAGGCCCGGATCTGGGACGTTCCGGAACCCCCGCCACCGCTCATCGCGCCCGCCATCAGTGTGGATACCGCCCGGCGCGCCGCCGGCTGGGCGGACGGCCTGGTGACGGTCAACCAGCCGGCCGGAAAGCTGAAGGACATGCTCGCGGCTTACCGGGACCACGGCGGCCAGGGGAAGGCTGTCCTCCAGGTCCACCTCTCCTGGGCGCCGCGGGAGGAGGAAGCCGTGGCCATCGCCCTGGACCAGTGGCGGAGCAATACCTTTGCGCCGCCCGTCACCTGGGACCTGCCCACCGCCGCCCACTTCGATGGAGTCAGCATGCACGTGGGCGAGGAGCAGGTCAGGAAATCCGTAAACATCTCGTCAAGCCTTGACCGGCACGTGGAATGGCTCGCCGGGTACGCCGACCTCGGCTTCGATGAGCTCTACCTCCACTTCGTGGGACAGGAGCAGGCACCGTTCATTGATGCGTTCGCCGCGGACGTGCTCCCCCGGCTTCAGCAGACACCAGCCCTGACACAGGAGAGCGCGCCATGA
- a CDS encoding HoxN/HupN/NixA family nickel/cobalt transporter encodes MAILASLESAASGLGGDARKRVTPAAGMAGTILLLHVVGWGVLAFILVPQNLHISSTQVFGMGIGIGAYLLGMRHAFDVDHIAAIDCTTRKLIGQGLRPLSVGFWFSLGHSTVVFGLCVLLAAGAQYMGSLVIEGGSSLREGLAVAGTAISGVFLCILAALNTVLLFQAARGYGQTMDPAEGALTSPMVRILGPVMRSISRPWQMYPVGLLFGLGFDTATEVALLVVAGGAATMALPWYAILVLPILFAAGMSLLDTLDGWFMNLAYGRAVSSPGRRQLYNIALTGFSAAVALVLGAAELASLTNAQAGVGGAVAAIGNVDPTTLGYALIGMFVLAWLVKVCAGFAKGVVKRRGPMAGKPDGQEGITTFLAGAAATRTPINGPPAAGAILLSMLMMLEGRIERPPTRGGIHHGTRRQDRKRCREGRR; translated from the coding sequence ATGGCGATCCTGGCTTCCCTTGAGAGCGCCGCGTCCGGCCTGGGGGGTGACGCCCGGAAACGGGTGACCCCCGCGGCCGGCATGGCCGGTACCATCCTCCTCCTGCACGTCGTGGGCTGGGGCGTCCTGGCGTTCATCCTGGTTCCGCAGAACCTGCACATCAGCTCAACCCAGGTCTTCGGCATGGGAATAGGGATAGGTGCATATCTGCTTGGCATGAGGCACGCTTTCGACGTCGATCATATTGCCGCCATCGACTGCACCACCCGCAAGCTCATAGGTCAGGGCCTGAGGCCGCTCTCCGTCGGCTTCTGGTTCTCGCTCGGTCACTCCACAGTCGTCTTTGGGCTGTGCGTACTGCTGGCGGCCGGAGCCCAGTACATGGGAAGCCTCGTGATAGAAGGCGGATCTTCGTTGCGTGAAGGCCTGGCAGTCGCAGGCACAGCGATCTCAGGAGTGTTCCTCTGCATCCTGGCCGCCCTAAATACGGTCCTCCTGTTCCAGGCCGCAAGAGGCTACGGTCAAACAATGGATCCCGCCGAAGGAGCCCTGACCAGTCCAATGGTTCGCATCCTGGGGCCAGTAATGCGGAGCATCAGTCGGCCATGGCAGATGTACCCGGTGGGGCTGCTTTTCGGCCTGGGCTTCGACACGGCCACGGAGGTGGCTTTGCTCGTGGTTGCCGGGGGAGCGGCAACCATGGCGCTTCCCTGGTACGCGATCCTCGTCCTGCCCATCCTCTTCGCTGCCGGCATGAGTCTGCTGGACACCCTGGACGGCTGGTTCATGAACCTCGCATACGGCCGAGCGGTTTCAAGCCCGGGCCGCCGGCAGCTGTACAACATCGCACTCACTGGATTTTCTGCGGCCGTCGCCCTGGTCCTGGGGGCAGCTGAACTGGCGTCACTGACTAATGCGCAGGCCGGCGTTGGCGGGGCTGTGGCCGCCATCGGGAACGTTGACCCGACCACTCTCGGCTACGCACTGATTGGCATGTTCGTACTGGCCTGGCTGGTGAAAGTCTGCGCAGGTTTCGCAAAGGGGGTCGTAAAGCGTCGGGGGCCAATGGCAGGGAAACCCGACGGACAGGAGGGCATCACAACATTCCTTGCGGGCGCCGCTGCCACCCGGACGCCCATTAACGGACCGCCTGCAGCTGGCGCAATTTTGCTAAGCATGCTTATGATGTTGGAAGGCCGGATCGAACGGCCGCCAACCAGAGGAGGAATTCATCATGGGACTCGGCGACAAGATCGAAAACGCTGCAGAGAAGGCCGGCGGTAA
- a CDS encoding CsbD family protein translates to MGLGDKIENAAEKAGGKGKEAAGAATGDESLRAEGQADQAKGDLKQAGEKVKDAFKKD, encoded by the coding sequence ATGGGACTCGGCGACAAGATCGAAAACGCTGCAGAGAAGGCCGGCGGTAAGGGCAAGGAAGCTGCCGGAGCTGCCACTGGCGATGAAAGCCTGCGGGCAGAAGGCCAGGCCGACCAGGCCAAGGGCGATCTGAAGCAGGCCGGCGAGAAGGTCAAGGACGCTTTCAAGAAGGACTGA